A single window of Roseofilum reptotaenium CS-1145 DNA harbors:
- a CDS encoding hybrid sensor histidine kinase/response regulator: MGNLKILIVEDELLIAKGLARKLKKLGYPVIEIVASGEEAIQYSKINQPDLILMDIVLEGDMDGIEAAQKINEFQSIPIIYLTAYADDDTLVRAEETNYYGYLLKPYKERELYATMKMALKQWEENQILRKSLSLAHAKSEEQSRYLSITSHDLRNPLTTIQVSAEMLKDYGDKLSEEKKQKHLDWIKSSVKNMNSLLEDILTLHQADAGKITFEPQQVNVVELTESIVQNFEAIATEKHQIIVQASPPEIIASCDIKLLYHILGNLLSNAIKYSPDGGRIILDISLTATDVIFVIEDQGIGFPPDYQPKLFTQFERASNVGSIKGTGLGLSIVKYAVECHGGSISLTSQEGIGTKAIISLPCLPPVPVN, translated from the coding sequence ATGGGAAACCTTAAAATCTTAATTGTAGAAGATGAATTGTTGATTGCTAAAGGACTGGCTAGAAAATTAAAAAAACTGGGATATCCGGTCATAGAGATTGTCGCTTCTGGAGAAGAAGCCATCCAGTATAGCAAAATCAATCAGCCAGATTTGATCTTAATGGATATTGTTCTAGAGGGAGATATGGATGGCATTGAAGCTGCTCAAAAAATCAATGAGTTTCAGTCTATTCCGATCATCTATTTAACGGCTTATGCTGATGATGACACCCTGGTGAGAGCAGAAGAGACTAATTATTATGGTTATTTACTCAAACCCTATAAAGAGAGAGAATTGTATGCTACCATGAAAATGGCATTGAAACAATGGGAAGAAAATCAAATTCTCCGTAAATCTTTATCCCTTGCCCATGCCAAAAGCGAAGAACAATCACGCTACTTATCGATTACATCCCATGATTTGAGAAATCCCTTAACAACGATTCAAGTATCGGCAGAGATGCTCAAAGACTATGGCGATAAATTATCGGAAGAAAAAAAACAGAAGCATTTAGACTGGATTAAGTCTTCAGTTAAGAACATGAATAGCTTGCTCGAAGATATTCTCACCCTGCATCAAGCGGATGCGGGAAAAATAACCTTTGAACCCCAACAGGTCAATGTGGTGGAATTGACTGAATCCATTGTCCAGAATTTTGAGGCGATCGCCACTGAGAAGCATCAAATCATCGTGCAAGCGTCACCACCGGAAATTATTGCCTCCTGCGATATTAAATTGCTCTACCATATTTTAGGGAACTTACTCTCCAACGCCATTAAATACTCACCAGATGGGGGACGCATTATCCTGGACATCTCCCTGACAGCCACGGATGTTATCTTTGTTATTGAAGATCAAGGGATTGGATTTCCACCAGACTATCAACCCAAACTCTTTACCCAATTTGAACGAGCTTCTAATGTTGGCTCGATTAAAGGAACCGGTTTAGGACTCTCCATTGTTAAATATGCTGTAGAGTGCCATGGGGGAAGTATTAGTCTCACCTCTCAAGAAGGAATAGGGACAAAGGCAATCATTT